DNA sequence from the Acidimicrobiales bacterium genome:
AGCGCCCCGACGCCGCCCACGACGGCGGGCCGCCGGTCGTCCTGTGGAACCACCGCTGGGAGTACGACAAGGACCCGGCGGCGTTCTTCGCGGCGCTGCGGGCCCTGGTCGCCGAGGGTGTCGACTTCCGGCTGGCCCTGGCGGGGGAGAGCTACCAGACGGTGCCGGCCGAGTTCACCCGGGCCCAGGCGGAGCTCGCCGACCGGCTCGTCTGGTTCGGGATGGCGTCGGCCGACGAGTACCCGGCGCTCCTGCGGCGGGCCGACGTGGTGGTCAGCACCGCCCGCCACGAGTTCTTCGGCGTGGCCGTGGTGGAGGCGATCACCGCCGGCGCCCTGCCGGTGCTGCCCGACCGCCTCAGCTACCCCGAGCTGGTGCCGGACGGGAGCTACCTGTACGCCGGCGACGCCGACCTGGTCGATCGCCTCCGCTGGGCCCTCACCGACCACGACGGTCGCCGGGCCGCGGCCGCCCTGGCGGCGAAGCACGTCGAGCAGTTCGCCTGGCCCGTCGTCGCCCCCCGCTACGACGCGCTGTTCGCGACTCTCGTCTGATCGAAATCTCGACAGAGACGGTCGCTATGGCG
Encoded proteins:
- a CDS encoding DUF3524 domain-containing protein — protein: MALRVVVCEPYFTGSHRSWAEGLAAHSAHDVRLLTHKGGFWKWRMQGSALTLAADLRRLVATWGRPDVLVASDMVHLPALLGLARDVLRDTRVVVYFHENQLTYPLPDGATTDETYAVTNWLSMAAADRVVFNSEHHRADVLAALPRLLRRFPDHRHTGSIAAVAERMTVLPVGIDAARFVGGERPDAAHDGGPPVVLWNHRWEYDKDPAAFFAALRALVAEGVDFRLALAGESYQTVPAEFTRAQAELADRLVWFGMASADEYPALLRRADVVVSTARHEFFGVAVVEAITAGALPVLPDRLSYPELVPDGSYLYAGDADLVDRLRWALTDHDGRRAAAALAAKHVEQFAWPVVAPRYDALFATLV